A single Streptomyces sp. 2114.4 DNA region contains:
- the arsB gene encoding ACR3 family arsenite efflux transporter yields the protein MSAVPGTAVAGRLSFLDRYLAVWILAAMALGLGLGRVVPGLGDALAEVTVTGVSLPIALGLLVMMYPVLAKVRYDRLDTVTRPRALDSGRAGETPIRRMLLPSLLLNWLVAPALMFALAWLFLPDLPEYRTGLIIVGLARCIAMVIIWNDLACGDREAAAVLVALNSVFQVIAFSALGWFYLSVLPGWLGLEQSALDVSVWEIARSVLIFLGIPLAAGYFTRRIGEKAKGRSWYEAKLLPRLGPFALYGLLFTIVILFALQGGAITSQPLDVARIALPLLVYFALMWAGSMALGRSVGLDYPRAATLAFTAAGNNFELAIAVAIATFGASSGQALAGVVGPLIEVPVLIGLVYVALYARRFFTAPAPLAEEGPARV from the coding sequence ATGAGCGCCGTGCCCGGGACGGCGGTCGCCGGCCGGCTCTCGTTCCTCGACCGGTACCTCGCCGTGTGGATTCTCGCTGCGATGGCCCTCGGTCTCGGTCTCGGCCGCGTCGTCCCCGGTCTCGGGGATGCGCTCGCCGAAGTCACCGTCACCGGGGTGTCCTTGCCCATCGCGCTCGGTCTGCTCGTGATGATGTACCCGGTCCTCGCCAAGGTGCGTTACGACCGCCTCGACACCGTCACCCGTCCCAGGGCTCTCGACTCCGGTCGAGCAGGGGAGACCCCCATCCGCCGGATGCTGTTGCCCTCTCTGCTGCTGAACTGGCTCGTCGCTCCGGCGCTGATGTTCGCGCTGGCGTGGCTGTTCCTTCCCGATCTGCCCGAGTACCGCACGGGCCTGATCATCGTGGGGCTGGCCCGTTGTATCGCCATGGTCATCATCTGGAACGACCTTGCGTGCGGCGACCGTGAGGCGGCAGCCGTCCTGGTCGCGCTGAACTCGGTGTTCCAGGTGATCGCGTTCTCGGCACTCGGCTGGTTCTACCTGTCCGTGCTGCCCGGATGGCTCGGCCTTGAACAGTCCGCCCTCGACGTGTCCGTGTGGGAGATCGCACGGAGCGTGCTGATCTTCCTCGGTATTCCGCTCGCCGCCGGCTACTTCACCCGCCGAATCGGGGAGAAGGCCAAGGGGCGCAGCTGGTACGAGGCGAAGCTGCTGCCGCGCCTCGGTCCGTTCGCGCTGTACGGCCTGTTGTTCACGATCGTCATTCTCTTCGCGCTGCAAGGCGGTGCGATCACCTCGCAGCCGCTCGACGTCGCCCGGATCGCGCTGCCACTGCTCGTGTACTTCGCCCTGATGTGGGCGGGCTCCATGGCGCTCGGACGCTCTGTCGGCCTCGACTACCCGCGGGCGGCCACGCTTGCGTTCACGGCCGCCGGCAACAACTTCGAGCTGGCTATCGCCGTGGCCATCGCCACGTTCGGCGCCTCTTCCGGCCAGGCGCTGGCCGGTGTGGTCGGCCCCCTCATCGAGGTGCCGGTACTGATCGGCCTCGTCTACGTAGCGCTGTACGCCCGCCGCTTCTTCACCGCCCCTGCGCCTCTGGCCGAGGAAGGCCCCGCACGTGTCTGA
- a CDS encoding helix-turn-helix transcriptional regulator, giving the protein MSKQERVVLGPADEAGGCCPGLLTAPVDEGQAEELAKVFKALGDPVRLRLLSMIASRAGGEVCVCDLTPAFDLSQPTISHHLKLLRQAGLIDCERRGTWVYYWLLPEMTDRLAGILTRPAGEPLPAPAEAAGGTA; this is encoded by the coding sequence ATGTCGAAACAAGAGCGGGTGGTGCTCGGTCCGGCCGATGAAGCAGGCGGGTGCTGCCCAGGGCTGCTGACAGCTCCCGTCGATGAGGGGCAGGCCGAAGAGCTGGCGAAGGTGTTCAAGGCCCTGGGCGACCCGGTACGGCTGCGCCTGCTGTCGATGATCGCCTCGCGGGCCGGCGGCGAGGTCTGTGTCTGTGACCTGACCCCCGCGTTCGACCTGTCACAGCCGACGATCTCGCACCACCTCAAGCTGCTGAGGCAGGCCGGTCTCATTGACTGCGAGCGCCGCGGCACATGGGTCTACTACTGGCTGCTGCCCGAGATGACGGACCGCCTCGCGGGCATCCTCACCCGCCCCGCCGGAGAGCCCCTGCCTGCTCCTGCCGAGGCCGCCGGAGGGACCGCATGA
- a CDS encoding ArsI/CadI family heavy metal resistance metalloenzyme — protein sequence MSRAQLALRVSDLEASITFYSKLFGSGPAKRRDGYAHFALTEPPLKLVLIEGEPGQETRLDHLGVEVDSTDLVTAATTRLKDAGLATFEETDTSCCYALQDKVWVHGPGKEPWEVYVVKADAGTLGTSAGPSAGTGSDACCARKTADAEPVTGCARGS from the coding sequence ATGTCCCGCGCACAGCTCGCCCTTCGCGTCAGCGACCTAGAAGCGTCGATCACGTTCTACTCGAAGCTGTTCGGCAGCGGACCGGCGAAGCGACGCGACGGCTACGCCCATTTCGCCCTCACCGAGCCACCCCTGAAGCTCGTACTGATCGAGGGCGAGCCCGGACAGGAGACCCGCCTCGACCACCTCGGCGTCGAGGTCGATTCCACGGACCTGGTGACGGCCGCGACGACCCGCCTCAAGGACGCCGGACTCGCCACGTTCGAGGAGACCGACACCTCGTGCTGCTACGCCCTGCAGGACAAGGTGTGGGTGCACGGCCCCGGCAAGGAGCCATGGGAGGTCTACGTGGTCAAGGCCGACGCCGGCACACTCGGCACGAGCGCCGGTCCGTCCGCAGGCACCGGCAGTGACGCCTGCTGTGCGCGCAAGACAGCGGACGCGGAGCCTGTCACGGGTTGCGCCCGCGGAAGCTGA
- a CDS encoding DUF4232 domain-containing protein, with product MRTSRIRSAALAAVTAALALGLTACNGADGGTKAAGGDNAAGSAQSQSASGGGGTGGAEQANGGGDTKGSARSTTASGGTGEVAGKGTTAAAGQCRGDEMLLTAVHRFAGQQGDHLLVTATNKGTKPCWVTSYPAVKLGEAEGTALPHSKKDNPGGGKHLTLQPGGKAYTAVNLFDYGSKHQTAQSFALALRGADGHTGPSYSVALSGAKQQFSWNEADVLNWSTTKPYNF from the coding sequence ATGCGTACGTCCCGGATTCGTAGCGCCGCCCTGGCCGCCGTCACCGCCGCGCTGGCGCTGGGCCTGACCGCCTGCAACGGCGCCGACGGCGGCACGAAGGCGGCGGGTGGCGACAACGCCGCCGGCAGCGCGCAGAGCCAGTCCGCGTCCGGCGGGGGCGGCACGGGCGGCGCGGAGCAGGCCAACGGCGGCGGTGACACCAAGGGGAGCGCGCGCTCGACGACCGCCTCGGGCGGGACGGGCGAGGTCGCGGGCAAGGGCACCACGGCCGCCGCCGGGCAGTGCCGCGGCGACGAGATGCTGCTCACCGCGGTGCACCGGTTCGCCGGGCAGCAGGGCGACCACCTGCTGGTCACCGCGACGAACAAGGGCACCAAGCCCTGCTGGGTCACCTCCTACCCGGCCGTGAAGCTCGGCGAAGCCGAGGGCACCGCACTGCCGCACTCGAAGAAGGACAACCCCGGCGGCGGCAAGCACCTCACGCTCCAGCCCGGCGGCAAGGCATACACCGCGGTGAACCTCTTCGACTACGGCTCGAAGCACCAGACGGCACAGTCGTTCGCCCTCGCGCTGCGCGGCGCGGACGGCCACACCGGCCCCTCCTACTCCGTCGCCCTCAGCGGCGCCAAGCAGCAGTTCAGCTGGAACGAGGCCGATGTGCTGAACTGGAGCACCACGAAGCCGTACAACTTCTGA
- a CDS encoding PadR family transcriptional regulator, with amino-acid sequence MEEAPTPRAQWLRGVLDMCLLALMAEAPVYGYEMTVRLAEAGLDVADGSIYPALARLRKRELVEVERRSGDGGPARTYYSPSQAGLQMLRSWGRDWSEFATSIGSIISQTTREES; translated from the coding sequence ATGGAGGAAGCACCCACCCCCCGCGCCCAGTGGCTACGCGGGGTGCTGGATATGTGCCTGTTGGCCTTGATGGCGGAGGCGCCGGTCTACGGCTACGAGATGACCGTCCGGCTCGCAGAGGCCGGGCTCGACGTCGCGGACGGCTCGATCTACCCGGCGCTGGCACGCCTGCGTAAACGCGAGCTGGTCGAGGTCGAACGCCGCAGCGGGGACGGGGGTCCTGCCCGTACCTACTACAGCCCCAGCCAGGCAGGCCTGCAGATGCTCCGGTCGTGGGGCCGCGACTGGAGCGAATTCGCCACGAGCATCGGCTCCATCATCAGCCAGACGACGCGGGAGGAATCATGA
- a CDS encoding WXG100 family type VII secretion target encodes MAGGNIKISPDEMREAATWLQNQKEQMQQSLHEANTKMDEMVEAAYATPGSETKFRPYWEEYKNGTEKAIEGLQGVSEFIKQVADAFVDTDDQTAGSIG; translated from the coding sequence ATGGCCGGCGGCAACATCAAGATCAGCCCGGACGAGATGCGGGAGGCGGCGACCTGGCTGCAGAACCAGAAGGAGCAGATGCAGCAGAGCCTCCACGAGGCCAACACCAAGATGGACGAGATGGTCGAGGCGGCCTACGCGACGCCGGGCTCGGAGACCAAGTTCCGTCCGTACTGGGAGGAGTACAAGAACGGCACCGAGAAGGCGATCGAGGGCCTGCAGGGCGTCAGCGAGTTCATCAAGCAGGTCGCCGACGCGTTCGTCGACACCGACGACCAGACGGCCGGCTCCATCGGCTGA
- a CDS encoding DUF6531 domain-containing protein, giving the protein MSDWEDVFGFSDDPTPGDADMLGDLARQYRSVADNAGDALPLVSGLEGNQVGEGKTMDKLRDKLGDLANQVRKLHSSYDQAAGALDTYVNSLRDQQHNADKALEKGREAKDRLESATDVVKAAGADISRLDGEKHPPDDKEARASTRRALEEAHSKQSGAQAQADDAQADLDAARMLAEDARQVREEDAATAAQKLDDARDESVAGYSLWDKIKKAFSKALAIISAVLGVLALLIPGLQGLGIALTIGAVVAGAASLGINMSIMAETGDWDIGEIVLGVVGLVAGGGALLKGLGSVGSALKGIKPGAMKNIGSSAMKNLGSGSTRSVSREAVGKKCATDPVDVATGEMLLMQTDLELPGVLPLALTRTHLSTYRYGQFFGPSWASTLDERLEVDDRGRAWWAREDGSILTYPRLPETGSVDDLVWPDEGPRLPLAAEETAEGEVAFVVREPRAGLVHHFADRATDGADETRVHWLTRWHDRNDNEVRIEREADGSPTAMVHSGGYRVELNCVAGLLLDASVVTPEGPVEVTSYERDTDGNLSHIVDSSGKALVFGYDEHSRITSWTDRNDSTYRYVYDETHRVTETIGPDGHLSSQWSYDPAEQRTHYTDSTGATTTYQLNDLHQVVAETDPLGHTTHSEWDRYDHLLAHTDALGSTTRYEWDAGESLTLIEQPDGGRTQVGYNALHLPTEIVLPGGAVQQLEYDARGNRTAATAPDGAVTRYTHAPTGAVATLTEADGAQRSIDTDPAGLPVRVVDALGAETRCTRDAFGRPTTVTDALGGVTRLEWTVEGLLSRRTASDGSVEEWRWDGEGNCLSHTDPAGGTTAMRYTHFDLLAERTTPDGVTHAFAYDTELHLTQVTNPQGLTWNYSYDRAGRPVGESDFDGRTVTYAYDAAGRLTSHTTRSGAEIRFERDAVGRVTAKDAAGAVTRYTHDALGRLTRAESPQSVLELAYDAGGRLLSETVDGRAMRYGYDLSGQRISRTTPTGAVSTYAYDAVGNRTAVSTGGHELAFQHDALGRETERFFGAQVRLSSTRDDRGRLTHQSLTSGHELRRARSYGYRPDSYLTSLTEEVTGEQRRFDLDPVGRPLTVSAEGWNESYAYDAAGNQTAAQWPGRSTDGGARGERSYQGTKVLSAGKVRYEHDAAGRMTLRQRARLSKKPDTWRYEWDAEDRLTACTTPDGTRWTYTYDPLGRRTAKHRSGEEGAPAESVHFTWDGTSLAEESTSRTGVTVTWDHDGHRPLTQYERRLTTAGGASLSQDEVDSRFFAMVTDLVGTPTELVDEQGEIAWHTRSTVWGTTTWNRDATAYTPLRFPGQYADPETGLYYNFFRHYDPETARFASPDPLGLTPAPNPVAYVDSPLTWADPLGLAPCSDAELLSATQKLADDVLKLPKGQRGGMAEAISLREGGDIITGVSGKGNTHVLHRDVQNVLDNIPLADRTPVHGKCGLPQALTKALNDGRDPTGAKGAAIMVRSPNNAHYGATAPPCANCQNLVNHYGIDFIT; this is encoded by the coding sequence GTGTCCGATTGGGAAGACGTCTTCGGGTTCTCGGACGACCCGACCCCCGGCGATGCGGACATGCTCGGCGATCTAGCCCGCCAGTACCGCTCCGTCGCCGACAACGCGGGCGATGCCCTGCCCCTCGTCTCCGGCCTGGAGGGCAACCAGGTCGGCGAGGGCAAGACGATGGACAAACTCCGGGACAAGCTGGGCGACCTGGCCAACCAGGTCCGCAAGTTGCACAGTTCCTACGACCAGGCAGCCGGCGCCCTGGACACGTACGTGAACTCGCTGCGCGACCAGCAGCACAACGCCGACAAAGCCCTGGAGAAGGGCCGCGAGGCCAAGGACCGGCTCGAATCGGCCACCGACGTGGTCAAAGCGGCCGGCGCCGACATCAGCAGGCTCGACGGCGAGAAGCACCCGCCGGACGACAAGGAAGCACGCGCCAGCACCCGCCGCGCCCTCGAAGAGGCCCACAGCAAGCAGTCGGGAGCCCAGGCGCAGGCCGACGACGCCCAGGCCGACCTCGACGCGGCCCGCATGCTCGCCGAGGACGCCCGCCAGGTCCGCGAGGAGGACGCCGCCACCGCCGCCCAGAAACTGGACGACGCGAGGGACGAGTCGGTCGCGGGCTACAGCCTCTGGGACAAGATCAAGAAGGCGTTCAGCAAGGCCCTCGCCATCATCAGCGCCGTGCTGGGTGTGCTGGCGCTGCTGATACCCGGTCTGCAAGGACTCGGGATCGCGCTCACCATCGGGGCCGTCGTCGCCGGCGCGGCATCACTGGGCATCAATATGTCGATCATGGCCGAGACCGGCGACTGGGACATCGGCGAGATCGTCCTCGGCGTCGTCGGCCTGGTCGCGGGCGGCGGCGCGCTCCTCAAGGGGCTCGGAAGCGTCGGCTCGGCGCTCAAGGGCATCAAGCCCGGCGCGATGAAGAACATCGGGTCCAGCGCGATGAAGAACCTCGGGTCCGGCTCCACCCGTTCCGTCAGCCGGGAGGCGGTCGGCAAGAAGTGCGCGACCGACCCGGTCGACGTGGCCACCGGCGAAATGCTGCTGATGCAGACCGACCTGGAACTGCCGGGCGTGCTGCCGCTGGCTCTCACGCGGACGCATCTGTCGACCTACCGTTACGGGCAGTTCTTCGGTCCCTCCTGGGCCTCCACGCTGGACGAACGCCTTGAGGTCGACGACCGGGGCCGGGCGTGGTGGGCGCGCGAGGACGGGTCGATCCTGACCTACCCGCGGCTCCCCGAGACCGGCTCCGTGGACGACCTGGTGTGGCCCGACGAAGGCCCCCGCCTGCCGCTGGCGGCCGAGGAGACGGCCGAGGGCGAGGTCGCCTTTGTCGTCCGCGAGCCGCGCGCCGGCCTCGTCCACCACTTCGCGGACCGCGCCACGGACGGCGCCGACGAGACCCGCGTGCACTGGCTGACCCGCTGGCACGACCGCAACGACAACGAGGTGCGGATCGAGCGGGAGGCGGACGGCTCCCCGACGGCGATGGTCCACTCCGGCGGCTACCGCGTGGAGCTGAACTGCGTCGCCGGACTGCTCCTTGACGCCTCCGTGGTCACGCCCGAGGGCCCCGTCGAGGTGACGTCCTACGAACGCGACACGGACGGCAACCTCAGCCACATCGTCGACTCCTCCGGCAAGGCCCTGGTGTTCGGCTACGACGAGCACTCCCGCATCACCTCCTGGACCGACCGGAACGACTCCACGTACCGGTACGTCTACGACGAGACCCACCGCGTCACCGAGACCATCGGCCCCGACGGGCACCTGTCCTCGCAGTGGTCCTACGACCCGGCCGAGCAGCGCACCCACTACACCGACTCCACCGGTGCCACCACCACTTATCAGCTCAACGATCTGCACCAGGTCGTCGCCGAGACCGACCCGCTGGGGCACACCACCCACTCCGAGTGGGACCGCTACGACCACCTCCTCGCCCACACCGACGCACTGGGCAGCACCACCCGCTACGAGTGGGATGCAGGGGAGAGCCTGACCCTCATCGAGCAGCCCGACGGCGGCCGCACCCAAGTCGGCTACAACGCGCTGCACCTGCCCACGGAGATCGTGCTGCCCGGCGGGGCGGTGCAGCAGCTGGAGTACGACGCCCGCGGCAACCGCACCGCGGCCACCGCCCCCGACGGTGCCGTCACCCGCTACACCCACGCGCCCACCGGCGCTGTGGCGACCCTCACCGAAGCCGACGGCGCGCAGCGGAGCATCGACACCGACCCTGCCGGTCTGCCGGTCCGCGTGGTCGACGCGCTGGGGGCGGAGACGAGGTGCACGCGCGACGCCTTCGGCCGTCCGACCACGGTCACCGACGCCCTCGGCGGCGTCACCCGGCTGGAGTGGACGGTCGAGGGCCTGCTGTCCCGCCGCACCGCATCGGACGGCAGCGTCGAGGAGTGGCGCTGGGACGGGGAAGGCAACTGCCTCTCCCACACCGACCCGGCCGGCGGCACCACCGCCATGCGCTACACCCACTTCGACCTGCTCGCCGAGCGCACCACCCCTGACGGCGTCACCCACGCCTTCGCCTACGACACCGAGCTGCACCTCACGCAGGTCACCAACCCTCAGGGCCTGACCTGGAACTACAGCTACGACCGCGCCGGACGGCCGGTCGGCGAGTCGGACTTCGACGGGCGCACCGTCACCTACGCCTACGACGCGGCCGGCCGGCTGACGTCCCACACCACCCGGTCCGGTGCGGAGATCCGCTTCGAGCGGGACGCGGTCGGCCGGGTCACGGCCAAGGACGCCGCCGGGGCGGTCACCCGCTACACCCACGACGCGCTCGGACGGCTGACCCGTGCCGAGAGCCCGCAGTCCGTGCTGGAGCTGGCCTACGACGCGGGCGGGCGGCTGCTGTCGGAGACCGTCGACGGGCGCGCCATGCGCTACGGCTACGACCTGTCCGGGCAGCGCATCTCGCGCACCACCCCGACCGGCGCCGTCTCCACCTACGCCTACGACGCGGTGGGCAACCGCACCGCGGTCTCCACCGGCGGGCACGAACTCGCCTTCCAGCACGATGCGCTGGGCCGGGAGACCGAGCGGTTCTTCGGCGCCCAGGTGCGGCTCTCCTCCACCCGGGACGACAGGGGCCGCCTCACCCACCAGTCGCTGACCTCAGGCCATGAGCTGCGCCGCGCCCGCTCCTACGGCTACCGGCCCGACAGCTACCTGACGTCGCTGACCGAGGAGGTCACCGGCGAGCAGCGCCGCTTCGACCTGGACCCGGTGGGCAGGCCGCTGACGGTGAGCGCGGAGGGCTGGAACGAGTCCTACGCCTACGACGCGGCCGGCAACCAGACCGCCGCCCAGTGGCCCGGCCGGAGTACCGACGGCGGGGCCCGGGGGGAGCGCAGCTACCAGGGCACGAAGGTGCTGTCGGCGGGCAAGGTGCGCTACGAGCACGACGCCGCCGGGCGCATGACGCTGCGTCAAAGGGCGCGGCTGTCGAAGAAGCCGGACACCTGGCGCTACGAGTGGGACGCCGAGGACCGACTGACCGCGTGCACCACCCCCGACGGCACGCGCTGGACCTACACCTACGACCCGCTGGGCCGCCGCACCGCCAAGCACCGCAGCGGCGAGGAAGGGGCGCCGGCCGAGTCGGTCCACTTCACTTGGGACGGCACCAGCCTCGCCGAGGAGTCCACCTCCCGTACGGGTGTCACCGTCACCTGGGACCACGACGGCCACCGGCCTCTCACGCAGTACGAACGCCGCCTCACAACAGCCGGCGGTGCGTCCCTGTCCCAGGACGAGGTCGACTCCCGGTTCTTCGCCATGGTCACCGACCTGGTCGGCACACCGACGGAACTGGTCGACGAGCAGGGCGAGATCGCCTGGCACACGCGGTCGACGGTCTGGGGCACCACCACCTGGAACCGCGACGCCACCGCCTACACCCCGCTCCGCTTCCCCGGTCAGTATGCCGACCCCGAAACCGGGCTGTACTACAACTTCTTCCGCCACTACGACCCCGAGACCGCCCGATTCGCCAGCCCCGACCCGCTGGGCCTGACACCGGCGCCCAACCCGGTCGCCTACGTCGACTCGCCCCTCACCTGGGCCGACCCCCTCGGACTCGCCCCCTGCTCGGACGCCGAACTGCTGTCGGCGACCCAGAAGCTCGCCGACGACGTGTTGAAGTTGCCCAAGGGGCAGCGGGGCGGCATGGCGGAGGCCATCAGTCTCCGGGAAGGCGGGGACATCATCACGGGGGTGAGCGGGAAGGGCAACACGCACGTGCTGCATCGGGACGTCCAGAACGTGCTGGACAACATTCCGTTGGCTGATCGCACGCCCGTGCACGGAAAGTGCGGGCTTCCCCAAGCCCTGACCAAGGCACTCAATGACGGGCGGGACCCGACGGGAGCCAAGGGCGCCGCGATCATGGTGCGCTCGCCCAACAACGCCCATTATGGGGCGACGGCTCCCCCGTGCGCCAATTGCCAGAACTTGGTAAACCACTACGGCATAGACTTCATCACCTGA
- a CDS encoding SUKH-3 domain-containing protein, whose amino-acid sequence MADTLVSFGWSPDRRVDPSSWTAPFEEQGMVVHEVVRDFLARFGGLRFDISGTGITAARTPFEIDPLLCIGEEDRFTEWGAELGVEMFPLGELENGHLFLAMDQHGVVYLVMDWVARYGPWPEAIDSLVRGVKPETIVD is encoded by the coding sequence GTGGCCGACACCCTCGTCTCCTTCGGCTGGTCGCCGGATCGACGGGTGGATCCCTCGTCGTGGACCGCGCCCTTCGAGGAGCAGGGGATGGTGGTGCACGAGGTCGTCCGGGACTTTCTCGCCCGGTTCGGCGGGCTGCGCTTCGACATCTCGGGCACCGGGATCACCGCCGCGCGCACACCGTTCGAGATCGATCCGCTGCTGTGCATCGGCGAGGAGGACCGGTTCACCGAGTGGGGAGCGGAACTGGGGGTGGAGATGTTCCCGCTCGGCGAGCTCGAGAACGGACACCTCTTCCTCGCCATGGACCAACACGGTGTCGTCTACCTGGTCATGGACTGGGTCGCTCGCTACGGCCCGTGGCCGGAGGCGATCGACTCCCTGGTCAGAGGAGTGAAGCCGGAAACGATCGTCGACTGA
- a CDS encoding DUF308 domain-containing protein, translating into MARPPVSDWEDVFGFSDDPTPGDAEILGRLARSYRSVADDAGDALPLLSRLEDNQVGEGRAMDKLRDKLGDLTEQVRKLHSSYDQAAGALDTYVHSLRDQQRNADNALEKGREAKERLASATEAVRAAGADIGRLDAVTHPPDDIEARASTRRALDEAHSRQSTAQTHADDAQADLDAARMLAEDAQRVREEDAATAAQKLDDAKDESVAGYSLWEKIRKGFSLALGIISGVLGVLAMLVPGLQGVGLALTIGSFVTGATAFGINISLSAESGEWSPLGIVLGSIGLFMGGAAVLKGVGSIAGSVTAAVKVGGAGGGIGRIGSGFREFLGEFKQIPVAVGSVPRNIRVAVKDYKNIPHDMVHVAKGIGSKIDDYKWLLTASVNPRNAVSTVLQKVWTARLTVRTSPLHLPTLGGLRGVTHRWSRPDVAGFFLGVTGLIYGPAAYTGHQAPPVRDGSYLPGTA; encoded by the coding sequence ATGGCACGTCCGCCGGTGTCCGACTGGGAGGACGTATTCGGGTTCTCCGACGATCCGACCCCGGGCGATGCGGAGATACTCGGCAGACTCGCGCGCAGCTACCGCTCGGTGGCCGACGACGCGGGGGACGCCCTGCCCCTGCTCTCCCGGCTGGAGGACAACCAGGTCGGCGAGGGCCGGGCCATGGACAAGCTCCGGGACAAGCTCGGTGATCTGACCGAGCAGGTCCGCAAGCTGCACAGCTCCTACGACCAGGCGGCCGGCGCCCTGGACACCTACGTCCACTCCCTGCGCGACCAGCAGCGCAACGCCGACAACGCCCTGGAGAAGGGCCGCGAGGCCAAGGAGCGGCTGGCGTCGGCCACCGAGGCGGTACGTGCCGCCGGCGCCGACATCGGCCGGCTGGACGCCGTCACCCACCCGCCGGACGACATCGAGGCACGGGCGAGCACCCGGCGCGCACTGGACGAAGCCCACAGCAGACAGTCCACGGCGCAGACGCACGCCGATGACGCACAGGCGGATCTCGACGCCGCCCGCATGCTGGCGGAGGATGCGCAGAGGGTGCGTGAGGAGGACGCCGCCACCGCCGCGCAGAAGCTGGACGACGCGAAGGACGAGTCCGTCGCGGGCTACAGCCTCTGGGAGAAGATCCGGAAGGGGTTCAGTCTCGCCCTGGGCATCATCAGCGGTGTGCTGGGCGTGCTGGCCATGCTGGTGCCCGGTCTGCAGGGCGTCGGACTCGCCCTGACGATCGGCAGTTTCGTGACCGGCGCCACGGCGTTCGGGATCAACATCTCCCTGAGCGCGGAGTCGGGCGAGTGGAGTCCCCTCGGCATCGTGCTGGGCAGCATCGGGCTGTTCATGGGCGGGGCCGCGGTCCTCAAGGGCGTCGGCTCGATCGCCGGCTCGGTCACGGCTGCGGTCAAGGTGGGCGGGGCCGGCGGGGGCATCGGCAGGATCGGCAGTGGATTCAGGGAATTCCTGGGCGAGTTCAAGCAGATTCCGGTGGCGGTCGGGAGCGTCCCCAGGAATATCCGGGTCGCCGTCAAGGACTACAAGAACATCCCCCACGACATGGTCCACGTCGCGAAGGGCATCGGGTCCAAGATCGACGACTACAAGTGGCTTCTGACGGCGTCCGTGAACCCGCGCAACGCGGTGAGCACGGTGCTGCAGAAGGTGTGGACGGCCCGCCTCACGGTCCGTACCTCGCCGCTGCATCTGCCGACCCTGGGCGGCCTGCGGGGCGTCACCCACCGCTGGTCCCGGCCGGACGTGGCCGGCTTCTTCCTGGGGGTGACCGGCCTGATCTACGGACCGGCGGCCTACACCGGTCACCAGGCCCCGCCGGTGCGCGACGGCAGCTATCTGCCCGGGACGGCCTGA